From a region of the Alnus glutinosa chromosome 1, dhAlnGlut1.1, whole genome shotgun sequence genome:
- the LOC133856606 gene encoding uncharacterized protein LOC133856606 — protein sequence MRFNQARLEAETTTDDFIYGALFQGIRKDGAFMADIARKPHQNLDNFMSKVEKYINQEETLRALLGSEHTHPSTSELQKKKNDPRKEERRRVLEGKEAKPKRDRESLQDHNWTPLSAPIMDVLMKIKRDLRYRKPRPVLVNLNLPYADQYCAFHDTTGHRTEACITLIILIEHFIENGKLVRFLANQRILPNPEHDNRPREDHNRFHLNQNNPRNDRERAREPERRPDPRDARERSRSHARLALQENLPEIHTIYRGFGGEGKSSSARKAYARQMKDFEVYSVQKPPKSRKRETQVIGFSDDDYAGVSLPHTDAFFFSLAIANHKIHRILIDTGSSADILYRSAFELMKIDRRKVVPARHSLVGFTGEQVLPLGSIELPVMAGVYPRQRTIMVRFLIIDRPSAYNAILGRTTLNDLKAVTSTPHLSMKFPTGERVSVEKGNQRMA from the coding sequence ATGAGATTCAACCAGGCACGGCTCGAAGCTGAGACGACGACCGACGATTTCATATACGGAGCCCTCTTCCAGGGAATCCGAAAAGATGGGGCTTTCATGGCTGATATAGCCCGAAAGCCTCATCAGAATCTAGACAACTTCATGAGTAAGGTTGAGAAGTACATCAACCAGGAGGAAACACTCCGAGCCCTATTGGGATCCGAGCATACTCACCCATCCACTTCCGAgcttcaaaagaagaaaaatgatccTCGGAAAGAAGAACGTAGGCGTGTTCTAGAAGGAAAGGAGGCCAAACCAAAGCGAGACAGGGAATCACTCCAAGATCACAATTGGACTCCCCTCAGCGCTCCCATCATGGATGTTCTCATGAAGATAAAGCGAGACCTTAGGTACCGGAAACCCAGGCCAGTACTTGTGAACCTAAATTTACCGTATGCAGACCAGTACTGTGCTTTCCACGATACCACCGGGCACCGTACCGAAGCTTGCATTACCCTGATAATCCTGATAGAACACTTCATAGAAAATGGAAAGCTTGTCCGATTCCTTGCAAATCAAAGGATTCTACCGAACCCAGAGCATGACAACCGCCCCCGGGAAGATCACAATCGGTTCCACCTGAATCAAAACAATCCTCGGAATGACCGAGAAAGGGCCAGAGAACCAGAGCGCAGGCCAGATCCTCGGGATGCACGAGAAAGAAGCAGGAGTCACGCCCGACTAGCACTGCAGGAAAACCTTCCTGAGATACACACAATTTATAGGGGTTTCGGAGGAGAAGGAAAGTCTAGCTCAGCTCGGAAGGCATATGCAAGGCAAATGAAGGACTTCGAAGTATACTCAGTACAAAAACCTCCAAAATCCCGAAAACGAGAGACTCAGGTGATCGGGTTCTCGGACGATGATTATGCAGGGGTATCTCTTCCACATACCGacgcttttttttttagcttagcCATTGCCAACCACAAGATACATCGCATCCTGATTGACACTGGAAGCTCGGCTGACATCCTTTATAGGTCAGCTTTTGAGCTCATGAAGATTGATCGAAGAAAAGTGGTTCCGGCTAGGCATTCTCTAGTGGGATTCACAGGAGAACAGGTGCTCCCCCTCGGGTCGATCGAGCTCCCGGTCATGGCAGGAGTATACCCGAGGCAAAGGACTATAATGGTCCGGTTCCTGATAATAGATCGACCTTCGGCTTACAACGCCATCCTCGGAAGAACGACTCTTAATGATCTCAAAGCTGTAACGTCAACCCCCCA
- the LOC133858698 gene encoding probable UDP-3-O-acyl-N-acetylglucosamine deacetylase 1, mitochondrial, with product MTLVFNAFKSSNLISWKRTGRLQQTLAGCIERTGKTLHSGEVSTVKLWPELAGKGRYFDFRSNLIPASVNFAEESPLCTTLCKNGFRVRTIEHLLSALEAIGVDNCRIEIQKSDPEDHAVEVPIFDGSAKEWVKAIELVGLKVATDQFGNGCEKMAPYVNEPMHVWRSDSFVAAFPSQKIHITYGIDFPQVHAIGCQWFSAVSLDNYFYSEQIASSRTFCVHEEVEKMRNAGLIKGGSPENAIICSASKGWLNPPLRFPDEPCRHKVLDLIGDLSLFAQFGSQGLPVAHIVAYKAGHALHADLVRRLSGKI from the exons ATGACTCTCGTCTTCAACGCCTTCAAGTCCTCCAATCTCATCTCCTGGAAAcgt ACTGGCAGGCTTCAGCAAACCCTAGCTGGATGCATAGAGCGGACTGGGAAGACTCTGCACTCCGGCGAGGTTTCCACTGTGAAACTATGGCCTGAGCTCGCCGGCAAAGGGAGGTATTTCGATTTCCGGTCCAATTTGATTCCAGCGTCCGTCAATTTTGCCGAAGAATCGCCTCTCTGTACCACACTCTGCAAGAATGGGTTCAGAGTTCGAACCATTGAGCACTTGCTCTCGGCATTGGAGGCCATCGGTGTTGATAATTGCAGGATTGAAATACAGAAGTCGGATCCTGAAGATCACGCCGTCGAG GTTCCGATCTTTGATGGCTCTGCAAAAGAATGGGTAAAGGCGATAGAACTAGTTGGGTTAAAGGTGGCCACAGATCAGTTTGGCAATGGTTGTGAAAAAATGGCACCTTATGTGAATGAACCAATGCATGTGTGGAGGAGTGATTCTTTTGTTGCTGCATTCCCTTCTCAAAAGATTCACATAACTTATGGGATTGACTTTCCACAG GTACATGCTATTGGCTGCCAGTGGTTTTCTGCCGTTTCCCTGgacaattatttttattctgaACAGATAGCTTCATCAAGAACCTTCTGCGTTCATGAGGag GTGGAGAAAATGCGCAATGCTGGACTCATAAAAGGTGGCTCACCAGAAAATGCCATTATTTGTAG TGCCAGCAAAGGTTGGTTGAACCCCCCACTGCGTTTCCCTGACGAACCTTGTCGCCATAAGGTCTTGGATCTTATTGGTGACCTTTCCCTTTTTGCACAGTTTGGCAGTCAAGGGCTTCCAGTAGCACACATAGTGGCTTACAAG